GGGCACAGGGCAATAGCAGCTCCCGCATACCTGGCGCGCGAAGCTCCTGGCCTGCGGCAGATCGAAGCGCCGGACGAGCTCCGGCCCCTGCGTCCAGCGAAACTGCGCGGGAGCCACGGCGATGTTGGTCGATCGCACACCCCCGGTCGCCTTGCGACAGCGCGAGCAGTAGCAGTGCCCGAACCTGAGAAAGGGCGGGCTGACCTCGTAGCGCACCGACCCGCACAGACAGCTTCCCCGAAGTATCTCCTCCGCCATAAATACCCCTCCGGTCTGCCCGCAACATAGAACGAGCCCGCGCGACTCGCAACCGCGTCCTTGGAAGATCGTTCAAGCCGTTCTAAGCGTTCAAAGGTTCGTGGGTCGCCGGTCTTCGGTCTCCGGTCGTTCGTCGACCTTCGAAGCTTGCTTTA
The Candidatus Zixiibacteriota bacterium DNA segment above includes these coding regions:
- a CDS encoding GFA family protein, whose product is MAEEILRGSCLCGSVRYEVSPPFLRFGHCYCSRCRKATGGVRSTNIAVAPAQFRWTQGPELVRRFDLPQARSFARQVCGSCYCPVPHVSRDGQRVIVPSGTLDDVPPGKPSVHGHWSSRVSWVEIDESNLPRTD